One stretch of Dissulfurimicrobium hydrothermale DNA includes these proteins:
- the nadB gene encoding L-aspartate oxidase: MEKKTDFLIIGSGIAGLSLAIKLGAIGRVVVITKKGVQDTATNWAQGGIACVAGPDDSFDLHEYDTLKAGDGLSHEEVVRMIVEGGPDRIRELASLGLEFSIDQGRPDSYDLGKEGGHSRRRVVHAGDITGRVIQKTLTERASVDPNIEILENHIAVDLVTEGKIRSGSAKKTGERCLGAYVLDVSTGIIHTILAPVTVLATGGAGKVYLYTTNPDVATGDGIAMAYRAGARVANLEFVQFHPTCLYHPQKKNFLISEALRGEGARLIDWYGVPFMEKYAPVLKELANRDVVARAIDIELKKSGKEHVYLDISHRDPDFVRRRFPNIYETCLKLGIDITREPIPVVPAAHYMCGGVVTNRYGETDLKGLFAVGETACTGLHGANRLASNSLLEGLVMSHQAFLRISATFQTLKKMDSISVPPWDPGGAVDMDEAILVSHNWDEIRRLMWNYVGIVRSAKRLRLAGQRIKPILREINQHYWDYILTSDFVELRNIAQVADLIIMAASARFESRGGHFILDNQEKDDWNWRRDTILRRSKGDPSL; encoded by the coding sequence ATGGAAAAAAAGACTGATTTTTTGATCATAGGAAGCGGGATAGCAGGCTTAAGCCTTGCCATCAAGCTGGGCGCGATAGGGCGTGTTGTGGTGATTACCAAAAAAGGTGTGCAGGATACAGCTACAAATTGGGCGCAAGGCGGGATCGCCTGTGTAGCAGGGCCTGACGACAGCTTTGATCTTCATGAATACGATACCCTAAAGGCCGGTGACGGCCTCAGCCATGAAGAGGTCGTACGTATGATTGTAGAAGGCGGTCCTGACAGGATAAGAGAGCTTGCGTCACTTGGTCTGGAGTTCTCGATAGACCAGGGCCGTCCCGACAGCTATGATCTCGGCAAGGAAGGCGGACACAGTAGAAGACGTGTGGTTCACGCAGGCGACATCACTGGCAGGGTCATTCAAAAGACCTTGACGGAGAGGGCGTCGGTTGATCCGAATATAGAGATCCTTGAAAATCATATTGCAGTTGATCTCGTCACAGAGGGGAAGATCAGATCGGGTTCTGCAAAAAAAACCGGGGAAAGATGTCTTGGCGCCTATGTACTCGATGTCTCAACCGGTATCATACATACCATCCTTGCCCCCGTGACCGTCCTTGCGACAGGTGGCGCGGGCAAGGTCTATCTCTATACAACCAACCCTGATGTCGCCACCGGGGATGGCATAGCCATGGCGTACAGGGCAGGGGCTAGAGTGGCCAACCTGGAGTTTGTACAGTTTCACCCTACCTGCCTCTATCACCCCCAGAAAAAAAATTTTTTGATCTCAGAGGCGCTAAGGGGCGAGGGCGCGAGACTCATCGATTGGTATGGCGTGCCATTTATGGAAAAATATGCGCCCGTGCTTAAGGAGTTGGCTAACAGAGACGTTGTCGCAAGGGCTATTGACATCGAGCTTAAAAAGAGCGGAAAAGAGCATGTCTATCTCGATATAAGCCACAGGGATCCTGACTTCGTGCGCAGACGGTTCCCGAACATCTATGAGACATGCCTTAAACTAGGTATAGACATCACCCGTGAGCCGATACCGGTAGTGCCGGCCGCACATTATATGTGCGGCGGTGTCGTCACAAACAGATACGGCGAGACGGATCTCAAGGGCCTTTTTGCTGTAGGAGAGACGGCCTGCACCGGGCTTCATGGGGCGAATCGCCTTGCCTCGAATTCACTTCTTGAAGGTCTTGTGATGTCGCACCAGGCCTTTTTAAGGATTTCTGCTACGTTTCAGACGCTCAAAAAGATGGATTCCATCTCTGTCCCCCCTTGGGACCCAGGCGGTGCAGTGGATATGGACGAGGCTATACTCGTCTCCCACAATTGGGATGAGATACGCCGACTGATGTGGAACTACGTGGGCATCGTAAGGAGTGCAAAGCGCTTAAGGCTTGCGGGCCAGAGGATAAAACCTATCCTGAGGGAGATAAATCAGCACTATTGGGACTATATCCTTACAAGTGATTTTGTGGAGCTTAGAAATATAGCCCAGGTGGCGGACTTGATCATCATGGCGGCCAGCGCCCGTTTCGAATCGCGTGGCGGGCACTTCATCCTTGACAATCAAGAGAAAGATGACTGGAACTGGCGTAGAGACACTATCCTGAGGCGCTCCAAGGGCGATCCGTCGCTTTGA